In Arthrobacter sp. B3I4, the following proteins share a genomic window:
- a CDS encoding polysaccharide pyruvyl transferase family protein produces the protein MNPGIIYLVGTSGHPNFGDEFIAAAWLKYLAVARPEAEVWLDSPQPGMAQVLFDGMHPRLRVTNTLWRLVHENAELPADAAAKNIRERVAGLGTPAYDLGLLKAREAESLHLIGGGYVNDTWPHHAGLVVAMRAVSEVSGARLFATGQGLMPALQPAAGETPLFRGFDYARARDDASAAAHGLELGLDDAFLGAEAEISRGAAAPGLYVCIQSDMVDPGRFSAAVALAREEVVRAAGEGIEAHYVEAIPGFDRAAYDQLADLIPEERFIPFVHVWTHGLPLSDRQTWVTSRFHLHLLAAAAGARGIAVGMKQGYYDVKHQSVTALGSGWPLALDEERPGLPARPGPLAANLAALAARKRAEAATLYPPAPGGPAPASSTAAKLLMRARSGVSRKARG, from the coding sequence ATGAATCCGGGAATTATCTACCTGGTCGGCACCTCCGGCCACCCCAATTTCGGCGACGAGTTCATTGCCGCTGCCTGGCTCAAGTATTTGGCAGTGGCCCGGCCCGAAGCGGAGGTATGGCTGGACAGCCCGCAGCCCGGCATGGCGCAGGTCCTCTTTGACGGCATGCACCCGCGGCTCCGCGTCACCAACACGCTCTGGCGCCTGGTGCACGAGAACGCCGAGCTGCCAGCCGATGCGGCCGCCAAAAACATCCGGGAACGCGTGGCCGGTCTCGGCACCCCGGCCTATGACCTGGGCTTGCTGAAGGCCCGGGAGGCAGAGTCGCTGCACCTGATCGGCGGCGGCTATGTGAATGACACCTGGCCGCACCATGCCGGCCTGGTGGTCGCCATGCGGGCGGTCAGCGAAGTCAGCGGAGCACGGCTTTTCGCGACCGGCCAGGGTCTCATGCCGGCTCTGCAACCCGCGGCCGGAGAAACGCCGCTGTTTCGGGGATTCGACTACGCCCGCGCACGGGATGACGCGAGCGCGGCCGCGCACGGACTGGAACTGGGCCTTGACGACGCCTTCCTCGGGGCCGAAGCGGAAATCTCGCGCGGCGCTGCGGCACCGGGGCTCTATGTCTGCATCCAGAGCGACATGGTGGATCCCGGCCGGTTCAGCGCGGCCGTCGCCCTGGCACGGGAAGAAGTCGTTCGGGCCGCCGGTGAGGGCATCGAGGCGCATTATGTGGAGGCCATACCCGGTTTTGACCGGGCCGCCTACGACCAGCTGGCTGACCTCATTCCGGAGGAACGGTTCATTCCGTTCGTCCACGTCTGGACCCACGGCCTTCCGCTCTCCGACCGTCAGACCTGGGTTACCAGCCGCTTCCACCTGCACCTGCTGGCGGCCGCCGCCGGGGCGCGCGGAATCGCCGTCGGGATGAAGCAGGGGTATTACGACGTCAAGCACCAATCCGTGACGGCGCTCGGAAGCGGCTGGCCGCTCGCCTTGGACGAGGAGCGGCCCGGGCTGCCGGCGCGGCCGGGCCCGCTGGCGGCGAACCTGGCTGCGCTGGCGGCCCGGAAACGGGCCGAAGCGGCGACGCTCTATCCGCCAGCTCCCGGCGGGCCTGCCCCTGCTTCATCCACCGCGGCCAAGTTGTTAATGCGGGCGCGCAGCGGAGTTTCCCGCAAAGCCAGAGGCTAA
- a CDS encoding catalase: MTQNISAPAVSTTQSGAPVTSDAHSQTVGADGAIILTDHYLIEKLAQFNRERVPERVVHAKGGGAFGTFKTTEDVSKYTKAALFQPGTETDMLIRFSSVAGENGSPDTWRDPRGFAVKFYTTEGNYDLVGNNTPVFFIRDGIKFPDFIHSQKRLPGTHLRDADMQWDFWTLSPESAHQVTWLMGDRGLPASWREMQGYGSHTYQWINAAGERFWVKYHFKSNQGVKAMSGDDAEALAGSDADFYIRDLSENIAAGNFPSWDLHVQVMPYEDAKTYRFNPFDLTKVWPHGDYPLIKVGTLELNKNPENYFAQIEQATFAPSNFVPGIAASPDKMLQARIFSYADAHRYRVGTNHAQLPVNLPKNQINNYSQDGQGRYNFNAPSVPVYAPNSFGGPAAVEPQSPAGGWENDGELTLSAHSLHAEDGDFGQAGTLYREVFDDGEKARLLETITGAVSGVKNAAIKERAIQYWTNVDAELGAKLRANLGAAAAGLVTSDAEAANKIG; this comes from the coding sequence ATGACCCAGAACATCTCTGCGCCCGCAGTGTCCACGACACAGTCCGGCGCCCCCGTCACGTCCGATGCCCATTCCCAGACCGTCGGTGCTGACGGAGCGATCATCCTGACCGATCACTACCTGATCGAGAAGCTCGCACAGTTCAACCGCGAGCGCGTGCCGGAGCGTGTGGTGCACGCAAAGGGCGGCGGCGCGTTCGGTACCTTCAAGACCACCGAGGACGTCTCGAAGTACACCAAGGCCGCGCTGTTCCAGCCGGGCACCGAGACGGACATGCTCATCCGCTTCTCCTCCGTCGCCGGCGAAAACGGCTCCCCCGACACTTGGCGCGACCCCCGCGGCTTCGCAGTGAAGTTCTACACCACCGAGGGCAACTACGACCTGGTCGGCAACAACACCCCGGTGTTCTTCATCCGCGACGGCATCAAGTTCCCGGACTTCATCCACTCGCAGAAGCGCCTTCCCGGCACGCACCTGCGCGACGCCGACATGCAGTGGGACTTCTGGACCCTCTCCCCCGAATCCGCCCACCAGGTCACCTGGCTGATGGGTGACCGCGGCCTCCCGGCCTCCTGGCGGGAAATGCAGGGCTACGGCTCGCACACCTACCAGTGGATCAACGCCGCCGGCGAGCGCTTCTGGGTCAAGTACCACTTCAAGTCCAACCAGGGTGTCAAGGCCATGAGCGGCGACGACGCCGAGGCGCTGGCCGGTTCGGATGCTGACTTCTACATCCGCGACCTGTCCGAAAACATCGCCGCGGGCAACTTCCCCTCTTGGGACCTGCACGTCCAGGTGATGCCGTACGAGGACGCCAAGACCTACCGCTTCAACCCCTTCGACCTGACCAAGGTGTGGCCGCACGGCGACTACCCGCTGATCAAGGTCGGCACCTTGGAGCTGAACAAGAACCCGGAGAACTACTTCGCGCAGATCGAGCAGGCCACCTTCGCGCCGTCGAACTTCGTGCCGGGCATCGCCGCCTCGCCGGACAAGATGCTGCAGGCCCGCATCTTCTCCTACGCGGATGCGCACCGCTACCGCGTGGGCACCAACCACGCCCAACTGCCGGTGAACCTGCCCAAGAACCAGATCAACAACTACAGCCAGGACGGCCAGGGGCGCTACAACTTCAACGCCCCCTCCGTGCCGGTCTATGCGCCGAACTCTTTCGGCGGCCCGGCTGCCGTGGAGCCGCAGAGCCCCGCCGGCGGCTGGGAGAACGACGGCGAGCTGACGCTCTCGGCGCATTCCCTGCACGCTGAGGACGGCGACTTCGGCCAGGCCGGCACGCTGTACCGCGAGGTTTTCGACGACGGCGAGAAGGCCCGCCTGCTGGAGACCATCACCGGCGCCGTGAGCGGCGTGAAGAACGCTGCGATCAAGGAACGCGCCATCCAGTACTGGACCAACGTCGACGCCGAACTCGGCGCGAAGCTGCGCGCCAACCTCGGTGCCGCTGCAGCAGGCCTGGTGACCTCGGACGCCGAGGCTGCCAACAAGATCGGCTAG
- a CDS encoding Fur family transcriptional regulator, with amino-acid sequence MTDSLGSTDAWAGALRAHGRRVTKQRLAVLAAVERHPHSPAEGILAAAREELPDLTAQSVYVVLGDLTELQMLRRFEPPHSPALYETRVGDNHHHAVCVSCGRVEDVECAVGHAPCLTPHWEAGSKPMTIQIADVLYQGVCEECQRNQKLPTRN; translated from the coding sequence ATGACGGATTCCCTTGGCAGCACCGACGCGTGGGCCGGCGCCCTGCGTGCCCACGGGCGCCGGGTGACCAAGCAGCGGCTGGCCGTGCTGGCCGCCGTCGAACGCCATCCGCATTCGCCGGCCGAAGGCATCCTCGCCGCCGCCCGCGAGGAACTGCCGGACCTTACCGCGCAGTCGGTCTATGTGGTCCTGGGCGACCTGACGGAACTGCAGATGCTGCGCCGCTTCGAGCCGCCGCACTCTCCCGCGCTGTATGAGACCCGGGTCGGCGACAATCACCACCACGCGGTCTGCGTCAGTTGCGGCCGCGTCGAGGACGTCGAATGCGCCGTCGGCCACGCGCCCTGCCTGACGCCGCACTGGGAGGCCGGCTCCAAGCCGATGACCATCCAGATCGCCGATGTTCTGTACCAGGGCGTCTGCGAAGAGTGCCAGCGCAACCAAAAACTTCCCACCCGCAACTAA
- a CDS encoding MFS transporter yields MGKLLADISPLRESPAFRRLWLGSAASALGSQLTLVAVSLEVYRLTQDSLYVGLLSIFALVPLVFGGLLGGSIADAHDRRTVALLASGALWLTTGCLALQAWLQVGNVWLLYALVAVQSGAQAINQPARSAIIPLLVRQELLPAANALSMMSFGLTMTAGPLLAGVLVASVGFAWTYTIDVASFAFVLWALLKLPAMPPGHESHRAGLRSVVEGFRFLGTRPNLRMTFVIDLVAMILAQPRALLPAIAALMIGGGEATVGVLLAATAVGAFLAGLFSGPLGAVRAQGTAVVWSVMGWGASIGGLGLVVVLAGRAGADGVTVWLVPAALCCALAGIADSVSAVFRTTILQSATPDHLRGRLQGVFVVVVAGGPRVGDMLAGGATKLLSEGWVLLAGGVLCAVVAWLVARWQGGFLGYDARNPVP; encoded by the coding sequence GTGGGGAAATTGCTGGCGGACATCTCGCCTTTACGTGAGAGCCCGGCGTTCCGCCGTCTGTGGCTGGGATCCGCTGCTTCGGCCCTTGGCAGCCAGCTGACCCTGGTGGCGGTGAGCCTGGAGGTCTACCGACTCACCCAGGACAGTCTCTATGTGGGCCTGCTGAGCATCTTTGCGCTGGTTCCGCTGGTTTTCGGCGGCCTGCTGGGCGGCTCCATAGCTGACGCCCACGACCGGCGGACGGTTGCCCTGCTGGCCTCGGGCGCGCTCTGGCTGACGACCGGTTGCCTGGCGCTCCAGGCCTGGCTGCAGGTGGGGAACGTGTGGCTGCTCTACGCACTGGTGGCGGTGCAGAGCGGGGCGCAGGCCATCAACCAGCCGGCCCGCAGCGCCATCATCCCGTTGCTGGTGCGCCAGGAGCTGCTGCCGGCGGCCAATGCGCTGAGCATGATGAGTTTCGGCCTGACCATGACCGCAGGGCCGCTGCTGGCCGGCGTCCTTGTGGCCTCTGTCGGCTTCGCCTGGACCTACACGATCGATGTAGCCAGCTTCGCGTTTGTCCTGTGGGCCTTACTGAAGCTGCCGGCGATGCCGCCGGGGCACGAGTCGCACCGTGCCGGCCTGCGCTCCGTCGTCGAGGGTTTCCGTTTCCTCGGCACGCGGCCCAACCTGCGGATGACCTTCGTGATCGACCTCGTGGCGATGATCCTGGCTCAGCCGCGGGCGCTGCTGCCGGCGATCGCGGCGCTGATGATCGGCGGCGGCGAAGCGACCGTCGGTGTGCTGCTCGCTGCCACCGCCGTCGGCGCCTTTTTGGCCGGGCTCTTCTCCGGCCCGCTGGGTGCCGTCCGCGCGCAGGGCACCGCGGTGGTGTGGTCGGTGATGGGGTGGGGCGCCTCAATCGGCGGGCTCGGCCTCGTCGTCGTGCTGGCCGGGCGCGCAGGCGCCGACGGCGTGACGGTGTGGCTGGTGCCTGCCGCGCTGTGCTGTGCGCTCGCCGGAATTGCTGACTCCGTCAGTGCAGTCTTCCGCACTACTATTCTGCAGTCAGCCACTCCTGACCACCTGCGTGGCCGGCTGCAGGGCGTGTTCGTTGTTGTTGTGGCAGGCGGCCCCCGAGTGGGTGACATGCTGGCGGGCGGTGCGACGAAGTTGCTGAGCGAGGGCTGGGTCCTGCTCGCGGGCGGAGTGCTGTGCGCGGTGGTGGCCTGGCTCGTGGCGCGGTGGCAGGGCGGGTTCCTGGGGTACGACGCCCGGAACCCGGTTCCCTAG
- the htpX gene encoding zinc metalloprotease HtpX, which translates to MHNHHNGLKTAVLFGVLWAVLLGLGALIGSSMRSAAPIWIMALIGVGTTFYGYWNSDKIAIRSMHAYPVSEAEAPQLHQIVRELSARANQPMPRIYISPTMAPNAFATGRNPQNAAVCCTQGILQLLDARELRGVLGHELMHVYNRDILTSSVAAAVAGVITSVGQMLLFFGGGGDRRNGNPLALLAMALLAPFAASLIQMAISRTREYDADEDGSALTGDPLALASALRKIEQGVQLAPLPQDQRLVNASHLMIANPFRGGGVARMFSTHPPMGDRIDRLERMAGRPLR; encoded by the coding sequence GTGCACAACCATCACAACGGTTTGAAGACGGCAGTCCTGTTCGGAGTGTTGTGGGCGGTGCTGCTCGGCCTGGGAGCGCTGATCGGATCGAGCATGCGCAGCGCGGCACCCATTTGGATCATGGCACTGATCGGCGTCGGCACCACCTTTTACGGGTACTGGAACAGCGACAAGATCGCGATCCGGTCCATGCACGCCTATCCGGTCTCCGAAGCGGAGGCGCCGCAGCTGCACCAGATCGTCCGGGAACTGTCGGCCCGCGCCAACCAGCCGATGCCGCGGATTTACATTTCACCGACGATGGCGCCGAACGCCTTCGCCACGGGCCGCAACCCGCAGAACGCGGCGGTGTGCTGCACGCAGGGCATCCTGCAACTGCTCGATGCCCGCGAACTGCGCGGCGTGCTGGGCCACGAACTGATGCACGTCTACAACCGGGACATCCTGACCTCTTCCGTGGCGGCCGCCGTCGCCGGCGTCATCACCTCGGTGGGCCAGATGCTGCTGTTCTTCGGCGGCGGCGGTGACCGCCGCAATGGGAATCCGCTCGCCCTGCTCGCGATGGCCCTGCTGGCCCCCTTTGCTGCCTCGCTGATCCAGATGGCCATCTCCCGGACACGGGAGTACGACGCCGATGAGGACGGCTCGGCGCTGACCGGCGACCCGCTGGCGCTCGCCTCAGCCCTGCGCAAAATCGAGCAGGGCGTCCAGCTTGCGCCGCTGCCGCAGGACCAGCGCCTGGTGAACGCCTCGCACCTGATGATCGCGAACCCGTTCCGCGGCGGGGGAGTGGCACGGATGTTTTCCACCCACCCGCCGATGGGCGACCGGATTGACCGGCTGGAGCGGATGGCCGGGCGTCCGCTCCGTTAG
- a CDS encoding YajQ family cyclic di-GMP-binding protein, whose product MAGESTFDVVSKVDKQEVANALNQAQKELAQRYDFKGVGAEVDFSGEKILMKANSEERVLAVLDVLQSKLIRRGISLKSLDTGEPYPSGKEFRLEATIKEGIAQDLAKKINKLIRDEGPKSVKSQIQGDELRVTSKSRDDLQETMNLLKGFDEADLQFVNFRS is encoded by the coding sequence ATGGCAGGCGAATCCACATTCGACGTCGTCAGCAAGGTCGACAAGCAGGAAGTTGCCAACGCGCTCAACCAGGCCCAGAAGGAGCTGGCGCAGCGCTACGACTTCAAGGGCGTCGGCGCGGAGGTCGACTTCAGCGGCGAGAAGATCCTGATGAAGGCCAACTCCGAGGAGCGTGTGCTGGCGGTCCTGGATGTGCTGCAGTCCAAGCTCATCCGCCGAGGTATTTCGCTGAAGTCTCTGGACACCGGCGAACCCTACCCGTCCGGCAAGGAGTTCCGGCTCGAGGCGACCATCAAGGAGGGCATCGCCCAGGACCTCGCGAAGAAGATTAACAAGCTGATCCGCGACGAGGGCCCGAAGTCGGTCAAGTCCCAGATCCAGGGCGATGAGCTGCGGGTCACGTCCAAGTCCCGGGACGACCTGCAGGAGACCATGAACCTGTTGAAGGGCTTCGACGAGGCCGACCTGCAGTTTGTGAACTTCCGCAGCTGA
- a CDS encoding alpha/beta fold hydrolase — MDIILVPGFWLDASSWSEVTPPLLNAGHRVHPLTLPGLASRSAPRAGIGLRTHIDAVVAAVDRIDGPVVLVGHSGGGAIIHGAVDARPDRIARAIYVDSGPLADGGVINDSLPADGDEIPLPPWEFFEDADLVDLDDGIREAFRARAVPEPKGVAFDQQRLGDERRYNVPASVIACEFPSAVLREWIQARHPYVAELARVRDVEFIDLPTGHWPQFTRPAELGAAILGAVGRTD, encoded by the coding sequence ATGGACATCATCCTCGTTCCCGGCTTCTGGTTGGACGCGTCGTCGTGGTCGGAAGTTACGCCGCCCCTGCTGAACGCCGGACATCGGGTCCATCCGCTCACGCTGCCCGGATTGGCATCCCGGTCCGCACCCCGGGCAGGAATCGGTTTGCGGACCCACATCGACGCCGTCGTGGCCGCTGTGGACAGGATCGACGGCCCGGTCGTTCTGGTGGGCCACTCGGGCGGCGGAGCGATCATCCACGGCGCGGTGGATGCCCGCCCGGACCGCATCGCGCGCGCGATCTACGTGGACAGTGGCCCGCTGGCAGACGGTGGGGTAATCAACGACAGTCTGCCCGCCGACGGCGACGAGATACCCCTGCCGCCGTGGGAATTTTTCGAGGATGCCGACCTCGTTGACCTGGATGACGGAATCCGGGAGGCCTTCCGGGCCCGAGCCGTCCCGGAACCCAAGGGAGTCGCCTTTGACCAGCAGCGGCTCGGCGATGAACGCCGCTACAACGTCCCCGCCTCCGTCATCGCCTGTGAATTTCCGTCGGCGGTGCTGCGCGAATGGATCCAGGCGCGGCACCCGTATGTGGCGGAGCTGGCCCGGGTCCGCGACGTCGAATTCATCGATCTGCCCACGGGTCACTGGCCGCAGTTCACGAGGCCAGCAGAGCTGGGCGCAGCCATCCTCGGCGCCGTGGGCCGGACAGACTGA
- a CDS encoding DUF1059 domain-containing protein, translating into MKSFACGDVVPGCEARWVCSTEDEILVQVGAHAASVHGLTEVPAELVESVHKAIRPVS; encoded by the coding sequence GTGAAATCTTTTGCATGTGGTGACGTCGTTCCGGGCTGTGAAGCCCGCTGGGTGTGCAGCACGGAGGATGAAATCCTGGTCCAGGTAGGGGCGCACGCGGCGTCGGTTCACGGCCTGACCGAGGTGCCCGCCGAGCTGGTTGAATCGGTCCACAAAGCCATTCGCCCGGTTAGTTGA
- a CDS encoding EAL domain-containing protein: MSRSAGGPHPDAGAPAPSEWAGLLAAACRGEGLAAAYQPIIDTARGTVVGYEALARFPGYAEKNPESWFAAAREHGMAAELEAAALRTALRARASLPTNCFLTLNVSPELLTSESIRAVWREEGQLGGLIVELTEQTPIDSYVGLEPDLNQLRSAGALIAVDDAGAGYAGLRHLLALRPSMIKIDRELIQDVDRDEAKRALISMLGTFASHVDAWILAEGVERVGELDALVSLGVPLVQGYYLARPAPPWAALDMDLAHRLASKRPVAHKTVVRDVVEPATTTASAGLAADAFTDNPALEAVVLLGEHRRPVAVLDAGAAALGVVSPGMRVNLDTPLDQALARSMTRAKNQRFDPLLVTDNAGRFAGVARMERMITALTEAGR; encoded by the coding sequence TTGAGCCGATCGGCGGGCGGGCCGCACCCCGACGCCGGTGCCCCCGCGCCGTCGGAGTGGGCCGGGCTGCTCGCGGCAGCCTGCCGCGGCGAGGGGCTGGCGGCGGCCTATCAGCCGATCATTGACACCGCCCGGGGGACGGTGGTGGGCTACGAAGCCCTCGCCCGGTTTCCGGGCTACGCCGAGAAGAACCCGGAGTCCTGGTTCGCCGCGGCGCGCGAGCACGGCATGGCCGCCGAGCTCGAAGCGGCGGCACTGCGCACAGCCCTGCGGGCACGCGCGTCGCTGCCCACCAACTGTTTCCTGACCCTTAATGTCTCGCCCGAGCTGCTTACCTCGGAGAGTATCCGCGCTGTCTGGCGCGAGGAGGGCCAGCTGGGCGGCCTCATTGTCGAACTGACAGAACAGACGCCCATCGATTCGTATGTCGGGCTGGAGCCGGACCTCAACCAGTTGCGTTCCGCCGGTGCCCTGATTGCCGTCGACGACGCCGGTGCAGGGTATGCGGGCCTGCGCCACTTGCTGGCACTTCGGCCCTCGATGATCAAGATTGACCGCGAACTCATCCAGGACGTCGACAGGGACGAAGCCAAGCGTGCCCTCATCAGCATGCTCGGGACGTTCGCCAGCCACGTGGACGCGTGGATTCTCGCTGAGGGAGTGGAGCGGGTCGGGGAGCTGGATGCGCTGGTGTCCCTCGGAGTGCCGCTGGTGCAGGGCTACTACCTCGCCCGGCCCGCGCCGCCGTGGGCCGCTCTGGATATGGACCTGGCCCACCGCCTTGCTTCGAAACGGCCCGTGGCGCACAAGACTGTGGTCCGCGACGTCGTCGAACCGGCAACGACGACGGCGAGCGCCGGGTTGGCGGCGGACGCCTTCACGGACAACCCGGCGCTGGAGGCCGTGGTGCTGCTCGGTGAGCACCGGCGGCCGGTTGCGGTGCTGGATGCCGGGGCGGCCGCGCTGGGCGTAGTGAGCCCCGGGATGCGGGTGAACCTCGATACTCCGCTGGACCAGGCGCTGGCCCGGTCCATGACCCGGGCAAAGAACCAGCGCTTCGATCCGCTCCTCGTCACAGACAACGCGGGCCGCTTCGCAGGTGTCGCGAGGATGGAGCGCATGATCACGGCGCTAACGGAAGCTGGCCGGTAG
- a CDS encoding MgtC/SapB family protein, translated as MAQMLGLFTETSLVELVLLLATFVLTSLIGIERQIRQKSAGYRTHVLVGLGSCAFSLVSAYGFAYVLDPGVRMDPSRIAAQVVSGIGFLGAGVIFKGRDVVRGLTTAATIWVAAAVGMACGAGMVSLAVALTLFHLVTLFLVAPAVRKIPTADRRRVLHISYADGRGVLREVLEIATAMGFSSSILRTKRTGDEQKPMVSMDVRFFGQHPLRNLVPHLMELNGVESVILRGADTDADDDDAA; from the coding sequence ATGGCCCAAATGCTGGGACTGTTCACCGAGACGAGCCTGGTGGAACTCGTGCTTCTGCTCGCCACCTTTGTCCTGACCTCACTCATCGGCATCGAGCGGCAAATCCGGCAAAAGAGCGCCGGCTACCGTACCCATGTGCTTGTCGGACTGGGCTCCTGCGCCTTTTCCCTTGTCTCGGCCTACGGGTTCGCCTACGTGCTGGACCCCGGTGTGAGGATGGATCCGTCCCGGATCGCGGCGCAGGTCGTCAGCGGGATCGGCTTCCTCGGCGCGGGTGTGATCTTCAAGGGCAGGGATGTCGTCCGGGGGCTCACCACGGCGGCGACCATCTGGGTGGCCGCCGCGGTGGGTATGGCGTGCGGAGCAGGAATGGTGTCCCTGGCGGTGGCGCTGACCCTGTTCCACCTCGTCACGCTCTTCCTCGTGGCCCCCGCCGTCCGGAAAATCCCCACGGCGGACCGGCGCCGCGTTCTGCACATCTCCTACGCCGACGGCCGCGGAGTGCTGCGTGAGGTGCTCGAAATCGCCACTGCAATGGGGTTCAGCTCCTCCATCCTGCGCACCAAAAGGACCGGAGACGAGCAGAAACCGATGGTGTCGATGGACGTACGGTTCTTCGGCCAGCACCCGTTGCGCAACCTGGTTCCGCACCTGATGGAGCTGAACGGGGTCGAGAGCGTTATTCTCCGCGGTGCCGACACTGACGCCGACGACGACGACGCGGCCTGA
- a CDS encoding thioesterase family protein: protein MHLLLRTLLLLLKSARRSPLSIWDSSSLPLRVLPTDIDIALHVNNGMYFSLMDLGRFDLMARSGTWKTMRRRGWTPVVAGETIAFRRSLQLWQQYTIETKVIGLDEKAIYFEQRMVVDGEIYARAHIATRLVSKGKPVSQEDILREFGAPPADLELPAWIHEWRETNALPGARRAAPHVWA, encoded by the coding sequence ATGCATCTGCTGCTCCGCACCCTCCTCCTGCTGCTCAAGTCCGCCCGGCGCTCGCCGCTGAGCATCTGGGACTCGTCCTCCCTGCCGCTCCGGGTCTTGCCGACGGACATCGACATCGCCCTGCACGTCAACAACGGCATGTACTTCTCGCTCATGGACCTGGGCCGGTTCGACCTGATGGCACGCAGCGGGACCTGGAAGACCATGCGCCGCCGCGGGTGGACGCCGGTGGTGGCTGGTGAAACCATCGCCTTCCGCCGCTCACTGCAGCTCTGGCAGCAGTACACGATCGAGACGAAGGTGATCGGCCTCGACGAGAAGGCCATCTACTTTGAGCAGCGTATGGTGGTCGACGGCGAAATTTATGCCCGCGCCCACATCGCCACCCGCCTGGTCAGCAAGGGCAAGCCGGTCAGTCAGGAGGACATCCTGCGCGAATTCGGGGCGCCTCCGGCGGACCTGGAGCTCCCGGCGTGGATCCACGAGTGGCGCGAAACGAACGCGCTGCCCGGCGCCCGCCGTGCCGCCCCGCACGTCTGGGCGTAA
- the trxA gene encoding thioredoxin yields the protein MATVNITGEQFAATVEDNDIVLVDFWAEWCGPCKQFGPTYAAVSEKHPDVVFSKVDTEAEQQLAAEAGITSIPTLMAFREKVLVFSQPGALNAQQLEQVVDAVKALDMEEVHAHVARSQAEAATTQDGTQIPDL from the coding sequence ATGGCAACCGTAAACATTACAGGTGAACAGTTCGCAGCGACCGTCGAGGACAACGACATCGTCCTCGTAGACTTCTGGGCCGAATGGTGTGGCCCGTGCAAGCAGTTCGGCCCCACATACGCGGCCGTCTCGGAGAAGCACCCCGACGTGGTCTTCTCCAAAGTGGACACCGAGGCAGAGCAGCAGCTGGCCGCCGAGGCCGGGATCACGTCGATCCCCACCCTGATGGCCTTCCGCGAAAAGGTGCTGGTCTTCTCCCAGCCCGGCGCGCTGAACGCCCAGCAGCTGGAGCAGGTTGTCGACGCCGTGAAGGCGCTCGATATGGAGGAAGTCCACGCGCACGTGGCACGCTCCCAGGCCGAGGCTGCGACCACCCAGGACGGCACCCAGATCCCGGACCTCTAA
- a CDS encoding putative quinol monooxygenase, with translation MSAPIDLQATFIPNPGEFFRVKLALEIAIDEVVNEPGCIRYELTEASEDKLVLTERWASQEDLDVHSKGSAVQDLNESLSALLAEPIKLEKL, from the coding sequence ATGAGCGCACCCATTGACCTGCAGGCCACTTTCATTCCCAACCCGGGCGAATTCTTTCGCGTGAAGCTTGCCCTGGAAATCGCGATCGACGAGGTCGTCAACGAGCCCGGGTGCATCCGGTACGAACTGACCGAGGCGAGCGAAGACAAGCTGGTCTTGACCGAGCGGTGGGCCTCCCAGGAGGACCTGGACGTTCATTCCAAGGGCTCGGCGGTCCAGGACCTGAACGAGTCCCTCAGCGCCCTGCTGGCCGAGCCGATCAAGCTCGAAAAGCTCTAG